Within Bacillaceae bacterium S4-13-56, the genomic segment TAGAAAGGAAAGATTGAAAGTGAAGCAATTGCGAAGGTGTGATTTGGTTGAATCACACAAAACAGGGGGTAATGCGGTTACAAAAATAACACAATAACGATCTTTACATTTTCATTATATAGCGGGCTTCTTACACTTTTCAAGGAGTTAAGGCGACGAAATAATAAAAATTTCAAAAAAAAGATGGTATACTCGGCAAATCCCCAAGTACAACCATCAACGATTTCATTACCCAGCCAAAATTATCATAGGAATTTTAACACCCAATGATTGCCCAAGATTTAAGTGTTTATCACTTTTTGTAGCTTATTTAGAAGATAGTCTAACTCTTGACTACATTTTAAAGTACTTTTATGTCCAATTCCTTTTACCTTTGCCGTTCTGATCATTTCATTTCTTTTTTTCTCAATTCTGGATTGTAAATGTTGGTTCGACTTTTCATCCATGATTTCTCCACCTTTACAAAAAGAACCGTTTTGTTGAGAAAAATAAATTTTAGAACTACTCGACTTGTTACCCGATACCTCTCTTGGAAAGTTCAATCTCATTGATAATAGCAGCTAGTCTATTTTCGTCACTCTTTTTCATATCCAGGAATTTTATACCGTATACGAAATAATTACTTTCCTTCTTTGTCT encodes:
- a CDS encoding aspartyl-phosphate phosphatase Spo0E family protein, which codes for MDEKSNQHLQSRIEKKRNEMIRTAKVKGIGHKSTLKCSQELDYLLNKLQKVINT